In Gimesia benthica, a single window of DNA contains:
- a CDS encoding AAA family ATPase, with product MPTVTSLTQKLAEHVAACFPGLWIQSHEHQDALTEIAQLCHDSEWQLATWDIDTGLSVPGQTEQGGSSNDPLTAIKAINALATPEGTAILVLQNFHRFLQSAEVVQALSQQINTGKQNRAIVIVLSPVVQIPTELERMFVAMEHDLPDRQELEEIARGIATEDGELPAEAELQVILDAAAGLTRMEAENAFSLSLVRDGRITGDAVWELKTQTLKKSGLLSLYRSDDDFSSLGGLAALKAFCKRAMLHPQRGNPLKRPRGVLLLSPPGCGKSQFCKALGREVGRPVLNLDIGSLMGSLVGQSEERTREALKVIDAMAPCIAMIDEVEKAFAGMNGSGDSGVASRMFGTFLSWLNDHQSDVFVVCTANDVSKLPPEFSRSERFDGVFFLDLPDREEKDAIWALYRDLFEIDSDQSAPDDTDWTGAEIKSCCRLAALLDLPLRQAAQNVVPVAVTAAESVGRLRTWASGRCLSASQSGIYRQKGKASRSRRSVKRDASNN from the coding sequence ATGCCGACAGTCACTTCATTAACCCAGAAACTGGCCGAACATGTCGCGGCATGTTTCCCGGGACTGTGGATTCAGTCCCATGAGCACCAGGATGCATTAACAGAAATTGCTCAACTCTGCCATGATTCAGAGTGGCAGCTGGCCACCTGGGACATCGACACGGGACTCAGCGTCCCCGGCCAGACAGAGCAGGGCGGAAGTAGTAATGATCCGCTAACCGCCATCAAGGCGATCAATGCTCTGGCCACACCTGAAGGAACGGCCATTCTCGTGCTGCAGAACTTTCACCGGTTCCTGCAGTCCGCAGAAGTTGTCCAGGCGTTGTCTCAGCAGATCAACACGGGAAAGCAAAACAGGGCGATTGTGATCGTGCTGTCGCCTGTGGTGCAAATCCCCACCGAGCTGGAACGCATGTTTGTCGCGATGGAGCACGATCTCCCCGACCGGCAGGAGCTGGAAGAAATCGCTCGTGGGATTGCCACCGAAGACGGGGAACTGCCTGCAGAAGCTGAGTTACAGGTGATTCTTGATGCGGCAGCCGGACTCACTCGGATGGAAGCGGAGAATGCGTTCAGCCTGTCACTGGTTCGGGATGGGAGAATCACAGGCGACGCAGTCTGGGAGCTGAAGACCCAAACGCTAAAGAAAAGCGGTCTGCTTTCGCTGTACCGCAGCGACGATGATTTCAGCAGCCTGGGAGGCCTGGCGGCCCTCAAGGCGTTCTGTAAACGGGCCATGCTGCACCCGCAGCGTGGGAATCCGTTGAAACGCCCGCGTGGGGTTCTGCTGTTGTCCCCACCTGGTTGTGGCAAGTCCCAGTTCTGCAAAGCACTCGGCAGGGAGGTGGGTCGTCCTGTGCTCAATCTCGACATTGGCAGCCTGATGGGGTCGCTTGTGGGGCAGTCAGAGGAACGCACTCGGGAGGCCCTGAAAGTCATTGATGCGATGGCTCCCTGTATTGCCATGATCGACGAAGTCGAGAAGGCCTTTGCCGGTATGAACGGCAGTGGCGACTCCGGAGTCGCATCAAGAATGTTTGGAACGTTCCTGTCGTGGCTGAACGACCACCAGTCCGACGTGTTCGTGGTCTGCACCGCCAATGACGTCTCCAAGTTGCCCCCGGAGTTCAGTCGGAGTGAACGTTTTGACGGGGTGTTCTTCCTGGATCTCCCCGATCGTGAGGAGAAAGACGCGATCTGGGCACTCTACCGGGATCTGTTCGAGATCGACTCGGACCAGTCTGCTCCAGATGACACCGACTGGACCGGTGCGGAAATCAAGTCCTGCTGCCGCCTGGCAGCCTTGCTTGATCTGCCTCTGCGTCAAGCCGCTCAGAACGTGGTTCCCGTCGCAGTCACCGCTGCAGAGTCAGTGGGACGATTACGGACCTGGGCCAGCGGGCGGTGTCTGTCGGCCAGTCAGTCCGGCATCTACCGTCAGAAGGGGAAGGCGTCCCGGTCCCGTCGCAGTGTGAAGCGTGATGCTTCGAACAACTGA
- a CDS encoding DUF2997 domain-containing protein, translating into MSTRTIEIIVESNGSTRVQTRGFTGSACIDASRFIEEALGKRTSERKTPEFFQVADERQRLREGGG; encoded by the coding sequence ATGAGTACTCGTACCATCGAAATCATTGTTGAATCCAACGGATCCACGCGTGTCCAAACCAGGGGCTTCACAGGTTCGGCCTGCATCGACGCCAGCCGGTTCATTGAGGAAGCCCTGGGAAAACGGACCAGTGAACGGAAAACGCCGGAGTTCTTTCAGGTCGCCGATGAACGGCAACGTCTTCGGGAAGGAGGTGGTTGA
- a CDS encoding DUF1257 domain-containing protein, translating into MSHIVEIKTEVRDETAISAACQRLKLEAPTQGTAKLFSDTATGTIVKLPGWRYPAVFDTQSGQARFDNYEGRWGEQRQLDRFLQGYAVEKTKIEARKKGHTVTEQSQADGSIKLTVSVGGAA; encoded by the coding sequence ATGAGCCATATTGTAGAAATCAAAACCGAAGTCCGGGACGAGACAGCCATCAGTGCTGCCTGCCAACGTCTAAAACTGGAAGCACCCACGCAGGGGACGGCTAAGCTCTTCAGCGACACTGCCACCGGTACGATCGTCAAGCTGCCTGGCTGGCGATATCCGGCTGTGTTCGATACACAGTCCGGTCAGGCCCGCTTCGACAACTACGAAGGTCGTTGGGGCGAACAGAGGCAACTAGATCGCTTCCTGCAAGGGTATGCCGTAGAAAAGACAAAAATTGAAGCCCGTAAGAAGGGGCACACCGTTACGGAGCAGTCACAGGCCGACGGCTCCATCAAGTTGACCGTTTCAGTGGGAGGTGCTGCATGA